A portion of the endosymbiont of Galathealinum brachiosum genome contains these proteins:
- a CDS encoding AcrB/AcrD/AcrF family protein, with translation MIRFFAAHPTIANILMLIILLLGAASLPGLNKETFPEIKFNQVQVTVAYPGASASEVEEGICNRLEDSTDGISFLDERRCEARDNVGIMILDMQEIGDIKQFMDDVISEVDAIDDFPDDAEDPVFRELGRTKPVVSVAINADLSQPELKALAEHYRSRMLALPAIPMVEVSGFSTHEFSVLIKAETLRRFQLSITDIANLIQQQAVDLPAGILEAEQRSYQIRVENERRSIEELSDLVILNDEKGGRLKLGDIATIVDEFTDKEVRVELNGRPAALLKISKNTTDDTLSVFNAVKNFVESENAVLPDSTRLVITQDSASVVQERLSLLLTNGWQGLFLATLSLFLFFSWRYTFWVALGLPISFVGGLMFMTVLGISINMISMVALLMAIGILMDDAIVISESIEHEYQKGKTPLDATVDGIGKVARGVLASFATSAMLFGSLLFLKGDMGQIMGVLPVVLLSVLTISLVEAFLILPHHLKHSLEKHQNEKKSQWRLNFEKKFDHLRDRVVQFAKLAITYRYLTVGVAIALLIMTISLFPAGFIKFKAFPDLEGDILETRLIMPQGTPFNRTETVVAELITSLQTAVKQLPPEKRVIDENGHETEGQLIKQIQVFYGTNADAGEDGPHLATISLDLLDAEKRITSLNELRRTWLKMTPPIADAISIQFKEPTMGPAGKAISIRLQDNDLHRLSKASWELQTWLSGYPGVSNIMDDLRPGKPQFTVSLNPGSLTSGLNAQQLALQLRAAYQGVKINDVYKGREAYEINVKLDIDREHALRDFEQLSLFNKQGIDIPLNAIADISEKREFSTITRINHQRTITISGDIDADISNTNEIINDTRKQFLTDLQARYPGMYISLEGEVKNSKETNSSVLVGFILGIIGVYFLLSFQFRNYREPFVVLMNIPLALIGVVWGHKLMGLDITMPSMIGFVSLAGIVVNDSILLVEFVKRRSREGLLLHDAASQAVRDRFRAILLTSVTTVAGMLPLLFETSLQAQILVPIVTSVVFGMLSSTVLLLLVLPAAYAIMEDLNLRETEKDPINLNRSTIS, from the coding sequence ATGATTCGCTTTTTCGCGGCCCACCCAACCATTGCTAACATTCTTATGCTCATAATATTATTACTGGGCGCAGCCTCTTTGCCCGGTCTTAATAAGGAAACTTTTCCTGAAATTAAATTCAATCAGGTTCAGGTAACCGTGGCATACCCTGGTGCCAGCGCCAGTGAAGTTGAAGAAGGTATCTGTAACCGTCTGGAAGACAGCACCGACGGCATTAGCTTTCTGGATGAACGCCGTTGTGAAGCCCGGGACAATGTGGGCATTATGATACTGGATATGCAGGAAATTGGTGACATCAAACAGTTTATGGATGATGTGATCAGTGAAGTCGATGCTATTGATGATTTTCCCGATGATGCGGAAGACCCGGTTTTTAGAGAACTCGGGCGCACCAAACCTGTCGTCAGTGTTGCAATCAATGCTGACCTTTCACAACCCGAACTTAAAGCACTAGCTGAACATTACCGCTCACGCATGCTTGCTTTGCCCGCAATTCCTATGGTTGAAGTCAGTGGTTTTTCTACTCACGAATTCAGTGTACTTATAAAAGCTGAAACCCTTCGACGTTTTCAACTTAGCATCACTGATATTGCAAACTTAATTCAGCAACAGGCCGTAGATTTACCGGCAGGCATACTCGAAGCAGAACAGCGTTCGTACCAGATACGAGTAGAAAATGAACGCAGAAGTATTGAGGAACTTTCAGATCTCGTTATTCTCAATGATGAAAAAGGCGGCCGACTTAAATTAGGTGATATTGCCACTATTGTAGATGAGTTTACTGACAAAGAAGTCCGGGTAGAATTAAATGGACGCCCTGCCGCCCTACTTAAAATCAGCAAAAATACCACCGATGATACCCTCAGCGTATTCAATGCCGTAAAGAATTTTGTAGAAAGTGAAAATGCCGTACTACCAGACTCTACTCGACTGGTTATCACTCAGGATTCTGCCTCCGTTGTTCAGGAACGTCTAAGCCTGTTACTCACTAACGGGTGGCAGGGTTTGTTTCTCGCCACACTTTCACTCTTTCTATTTTTCAGCTGGCGTTACACATTCTGGGTTGCACTTGGTTTACCTATTTCTTTTGTCGGCGGCCTGATGTTCATGACCGTTTTAGGCATTAGTATAAACATGATTTCTATGGTGGCGCTTTTAATGGCTATCGGTATTCTCATGGATGATGCCATCGTTATCTCCGAAAGTATCGAGCACGAGTACCAGAAAGGAAAAACACCACTAGATGCCACCGTTGATGGCATTGGAAAAGTAGCCCGGGGAGTATTGGCCTCTTTCGCCACCTCAGCTATGTTATTTGGCAGCCTGTTATTTCTCAAAGGTGACATGGGGCAGATAATGGGCGTATTACCCGTTGTATTATTATCCGTCCTTACCATTAGCCTTGTGGAGGCTTTTTTAATACTGCCCCACCATCTCAAACATTCTCTTGAAAAACATCAGAATGAAAAAAAGAGTCAATGGCGATTAAATTTCGAAAAAAAATTTGATCACCTACGGGATAGAGTTGTGCAATTTGCAAAGCTGGCAATTACATATCGTTATCTCACCGTTGGCGTTGCTATTGCGTTATTGATTATGACCATCAGTTTATTCCCGGCTGGTTTTATCAAATTTAAAGCGTTTCCCGATCTGGAAGGTGACATACTTGAAACACGCCTGATCATGCCACAGGGAACCCCCTTCAATAGAACAGAAACGGTGGTTGCAGAATTAATTACCAGTCTTCAGACTGCCGTTAAACAGTTACCCCCCGAAAAAAGGGTAATAGATGAAAACGGTCATGAAACTGAAGGCCAGTTAATAAAACAGATACAGGTGTTTTATGGAACGAATGCAGATGCAGGTGAAGACGGCCCCCATCTTGCTACCATTAGCCTTGATTTACTCGATGCAGAAAAACGTATTACTTCGCTTAATGAGCTACGCCGCACCTGGTTGAAGATGACACCTCCTATTGCTGATGCAATCTCCATTCAATTTAAAGAACCCACCATGGGACCGGCTGGCAAAGCTATCTCTATTCGCCTGCAGGACAATGACCTGCACCGACTATCCAAAGCATCCTGGGAATTACAAACCTGGTTGAGTGGTTACCCCGGTGTTTCAAATATAATGGATGACCTTCGTCCTGGTAAACCTCAATTCACTGTTAGCCTGAACCCGGGCTCGCTTACATCCGGACTCAATGCGCAACAACTGGCATTGCAACTACGTGCAGCCTATCAGGGTGTAAAAATCAACGATGTATACAAAGGCCGTGAAGCTTATGAAATAAATGTAAAGTTAGATATTGATAGAGAACATGCACTGCGTGATTTCGAACAACTCAGTTTGTTTAACAAACAGGGAATTGATATTCCGCTGAATGCAATTGCTGATATTTCAGAGAAACGGGAATTTTCTACCATCACCCGCATCAACCATCAACGTACAATAACCATTTCAGGTGATATAGATGCCGATATTTCTAATACCAATGAAATCATAAACGATACGCGAAAACAGTTTCTAACTGATTTGCAAGCACGATACCCCGGGATGTATATCAGCCTCGAAGGAGAAGTAAAAAACAGCAAGGAAACCAATAGTTCAGTACTGGTTGGTTTTATTCTTGGCATAATCGGCGTATATTTTTTACTTAGTTTTCAGTTCAGAAATTATCGCGAACCATTCGTCGTATTAATGAATATACCGCTCGCACTTATCGGTGTCGTGTGGGGCCATAAACTCATGGGGCTTGATATCACCATGCCCAGCATGATCGGTTTTGTTTCACTCGCTGGTATCGTTGTTAATGACTCAATATTACTGGTAGAGTTTGTTAAACGCAGAAGCCGGGAAGGTTTGCTTTTACACGATGCCGCCAGTCAGGCTGTGCGAGATCGTTTTCGTGCCATACTTTTAACATCGGTCACCACTGTTGCGGGCATGCTTCCCCTGTTATTCGAAACAAGCTTACAGGCTCAAATACTTGTTCCAATCGTGACCAGCGTGGTATTTGGCATGCTGTCTTCTACCGTTTTATTATTATTAGTACTACCCGCTGCTTACGCAATTATGGAAGACCTGAACTTACGTGAAACGGAAAAAGACCCCATAAACCTGAATAGATCGACTATAAGTTAA
- a CDS encoding sulfur reduction protein DsrE → MKVAYIFSTQGHSVSFKLGKMILPQLEEDGHGVDVVGMFFFEDNNYVLQKGNPIGERLAKIADKKGMLLMGCDQCCEEREIEDGLVDGAVIGCFPNLYKALSGNMPDHIITL, encoded by the coding sequence ATGAAAGTAGCTTACATTTTCTCTACTCAAGGTCATTCTGTCTCGTTCAAACTTGGAAAAATGATATTACCTCAACTTGAAGAAGACGGTCATGGCGTAGACGTTGTTGGTATGTTCTTTTTTGAGGATAACAATTACGTTTTGCAAAAAGGCAATCCCATAGGCGAGCGTCTGGCTAAAATCGCTGATAAAAAAGGCATGTTATTAATGGGATGCGACCAATGTTGCGAAGAACGAGAAATTGAAGATGGTCTTGTAGACGGTGCAGTTATCGGCTGTTTTCCTAACCTGTATAAAGCTTTATCTGGAAATATGCCCGATCACATAATTACTCTATAA
- a CDS encoding acetoin utilization protein AcuC — protein MKTKLCLVLSDQLAEYHFGEDHPFGPKRYWEFKEEFERREFSDKVSLCAGQIATIEQLELFHTELYVQKVIERSISGEGYLDAGDTPARRGIYDAACVVVGSVLSAVDNIVSEKCNHAFIPIAGLHHATRGSAAGFCVFNDCGIAIEYLRHQYNVLRIAYVDIDAHHGDGVFYSFEDDADLCCVDFHQDGSTLYPGTGSILETGTGNAKGTKLNIPLAPYTTDETATALWEKAETFISKFNPDFILFQCGADSLAGDPITQLDLTSDFHAFVAKRLSLLADRVCKGRILAMGGGGYNLKNIQAAWNDVIESLC, from the coding sequence ATGAAAACTAAACTATGTTTGGTATTGAGTGATCAACTAGCGGAATATCATTTTGGTGAAGATCATCCATTTGGGCCTAAACGTTACTGGGAATTCAAAGAGGAGTTTGAGCGTAGGGAATTTAGCGATAAAGTGAGTTTATGTGCCGGTCAGATTGCAACTATTGAACAGCTTGAACTCTTTCATACAGAGTTATATGTGCAGAAAGTTATTGAACGGTCTATAAGTGGAGAGGGTTATTTAGACGCGGGTGATACACCTGCTCGTAGAGGAATTTATGATGCTGCATGTGTAGTGGTAGGTAGCGTTTTAAGTGCTGTTGATAATATCGTGTCTGAGAAGTGTAACCATGCTTTTATTCCCATAGCGGGTTTGCATCATGCAACTCGGGGTTCTGCCGCCGGCTTTTGTGTTTTTAATGACTGTGGAATTGCAATAGAGTATTTAAGACATCAGTATAATGTTCTACGTATTGCGTATGTCGATATTGACGCACATCATGGTGATGGTGTTTTTTATTCATTTGAAGATGATGCGGATCTTTGTTGTGTAGATTTTCACCAGGATGGTTCAACGCTTTATCCAGGTACAGGCAGCATACTGGAGACGGGTACTGGTAATGCAAAGGGTACAAAGCTTAATATTCCTCTTGCGCCGTATACTACGGATGAAACAGCCACAGCACTGTGGGAGAAAGCAGAAACATTTATTTCTAAATTTAATCCTGACTTTATTTTATTTCAATGCGGCGCTGATAGTTTAGCCGGTGATCCTATAACGCAGCTTGATCTAACATCAGATTTTCATGCGTTTGTAGCAAAACGCTTGAGTTTATTAGCAGACAGAGTATGTAAAGGCCGAATACTCGCTATGGGTGGAGGTGGATATAATTTGAAAAATATACAGGCAGCCTGGAATGATGTTATTGAATCACTTTGTTAG
- a CDS encoding cyclic nucleotide-binding domain-containing protein, producing the protein MGLIKTPSSEDELANSLELTNWAKDFSWHQICTISKHMEAYTATKGTVIFDEGSEDNTMAIVIKGKIDIIKRESGSKVNIIASIFPSQSFGEMSLIDGEARSAQAIASTDVDMLFLSKDKLFGLLEDSPKLAFKLLLIISQMLSQRLRRTSGNLVAQLNKD; encoded by the coding sequence TTGGGTTTAATAAAAACACCCTCTTCCGAAGATGAATTAGCGAATAGCCTGGAACTTACAAACTGGGCGAAAGATTTTTCATGGCATCAAATTTGCACTATCAGCAAACACATGGAAGCATATACTGCCACAAAAGGCACAGTTATTTTTGATGAGGGATCTGAAGACAATACCATGGCGATCGTTATTAAAGGAAAAATTGATATTATTAAAAGAGAATCAGGCTCGAAGGTAAATATAATAGCCTCAATTTTTCCCTCACAAAGCTTCGGTGAAATGTCATTAATTGATGGTGAAGCCAGATCTGCCCAGGCAATAGCCTCGACAGATGTTGATATGCTATTTTTATCAAAAGATAAGTTATTCGGTTTACTAGAGGACAGTCCAAAATTAGCATTTAAATTACTGCTGATAATTTCACAAATGCTAAGTCAGCGTTTACGTCGAACCAGCGGCAATCTGGTAGCCCAATTAAACAAAGACTAA